A single Perca flavescens isolate YP-PL-M2 chromosome 2, PFLA_1.0, whole genome shotgun sequence DNA region contains:
- the abcc10 gene encoding multidrug resistance-associated protein 7, with the protein MRVFGPAELVAGLCHTDEQNPFPVWQDGHVSPCFNQLVLGVLPHAGMAIFSACYISMSRCELLRSSPPCGWTLRWVSALLAALLFTADVVLASLLQRTDLYLDVLADGSATLAWLVHFGAITVLQSTAFRRTRGPPLLLLLVLLSVPNLVVTLTIYCDNQECLNLTEPLELARFVLASARTLPLLVYILAFAFPCITDARYTLYINGVDGSPLVPERAQPETGEMVAEDESGGVSRLFYLWLDPLLRRGQRGELDRPADVYHLPRKLRTTVVCRYFHQCWEACRRGVAVRSGQDPWPRPVSRNLLSGSWSYQEEPLELEGDVGLLRVLHKAFGLRYFILGVLKVAVNMLSFAGPLLLSSLLNFMEDREAPVSWGAWCAVGLFATTLLSSFLQNIFVFEVSKVALSARAALVSAIYGKALQVSGSSLAGTTMGEVVNLMSTDTDRVVNFCSSFHELWSLPFRFVITLYLLYLQVGVAFLGGLVVALLLVPFNKFLANRILSNNQHMLRHKDSRVKLMTEILFGIRIIKFYNWEPHFTQKVSECRKQELSHLKALKYLDAMCVYTWAALPVVISILTFVTYVLLGNQLTAAKVFTTLALVGMLIIPLNCFPWVLNGILEAKVSLDRIQRFFKLTNQDLQAHYALVSPEDSQTSILLSQGTFSWQGPDGPNQKKEGETKTGAAEGSLLLHGLTLHITKGSLVVVVGKVGCGKSSLLAALTGELNRLSGVVYVAGREAGFGLASQEPWIQHASVRDNILFGKDYDPVFYQAVIQACALSDDLNVLPNGDKTEVGENGVTLSGGQKARLVLARAVYMDKDIYLLDDPLAAVDTDVAEHLMKSCIMELLRGKTRILCTHRIEFVDKADMVVLMDNGTIVKTGTPAEILPLVEAVPKKRKNDHNMKEKDGVEQEEEEPGLSPDLCVDDDPNLSGAEQKQMGGLAWKVYQTYWVACGGVLAASILMSLLLMQASKNVSDWWLSHWISELKNNGSTTTNVSSSAAFSSPHLLLFSPGGLMSPLSSLQTFTPSNMSSDVKFYLTVYASIATANTVFTALRAFLFAYGAICAATAIHNRLLDRVLKATVCFFDTTPMGRILNRFSSDLYTVDDSLPFILNILLANVFGLLGMLVVISYGLPWVLVLLLPLALVYHRTQHFYRHTSRELKRLCSITLSPVYSHFSETLTGLGTIRSSGSTARFEEEIAKRLEQNQRCLFLSNATTQWLSIRLQMIGVAVVTGLGVIAVVQHQYDSVDPGLVGLSLSYALSITNLLCGLIFSFTQTEMQLVSVERTEEYSTGLPTEPQHQNTQLSPAWPEQGRLEFRGVVLVYRDGLPNALDGVSLVVRPGEKVGIVGRTGSGKSTLFLALFRLVELNQGQILLDGLDISSVGLSQLRSRLAIIPQDPFLFSGTVRENLDPCGRHSDQQLLDVVDQCHLSSVVDRMGGLDAEVGERGRSFSVGQRQLLCLARALLTQAKVLCIDEATASVDQKTDKLLQQTIRETFQDMTVLTIAHRINTITDCDRVLVMHAGKVVEFDTPAALCQTDHSIFQRLVGQRGE; encoded by the exons ATGAGAGTCTTTGGACCAGCAGAGCTGGTCGCAGGCCTCTGTCATACAGACGAGCAGAATCCTTTCCCCGTGTGGCAGGATGGCCACGTCAGCCCCTGTTTCAACCAACTCGTCCTCGGAGTCTTGCCTCATGCAGGGATGGCTATTTTCAGTGCCTGCTACATCAGCATGTCAAG GTGCGAGCTCCTCCGGTCGTCTCCTCCCTGTGGTTGGACACTCCGGTGGGTGTCGGCTCTGCTGGCGGCGCTGCTCTTCACCGCAGATGTCGTCCTGGCGAGCCTCCTCCAGCGGACGGACTTGTACCTGGACGTCCTAGCTGACGGCAGTGCCACCCTGGCCTGGCTGGTCCACTTCGGTGCCATCACGGTGCTCCAGAGCACAGCGTTCAGGAGAACCAGAGgacctcctctgctgctgctgctggttctCCTGTCTGTCCCAAACCTGGTCGTCACCTTGACGATTTACTGCGACAATCAGGAATGTTTGAACCTCACAGAACCTCTTGAACTGGCTCGTTTTGTGCTCGCCTCAGCCCGCACGCTCCCCCTTCTGGTTTACATTCTGGCATTTGCATTTCCCTGCATCACTGATGCCAGATACACTCTGTATATCAACGGCGTGGATGGATCCCCGCTTGTCCCAGAGCGCGCCCAGCCGGAAACGGGTGAGATGGTGGCCGAGGACGAGAGCGGTGGCGTCTCTCGGCTCTTCTACCTGTGGTTGGACCCTCTCCTCAGACGGGGGCAGCGAGGCGAGCTGGACAGGCCAGCTGATGTTTACCACCTCCCTCGGAAACTACGGACTACTGTGGTTTGTCGGTACTTCCACCAGTGCTGGGAAGCCTGCCGACGCGGGGTGGCGGTCCGGAGCGGACAGGATCCGTGGCCCAGGCCGGTCAGCCGAAACCTCCTGAGCGGCAGCTGGAGTTACCAGGAGGAACCGCTGGAGCTGGAGGGGGACGTAGGACTGCTCAGGGTGCTGCACAAGGCCTTTGGGTTGCGTTACTTCATCCTCGGTGTGCTGAAGGTGGCGGTCAACATGCTGAGCTTCGCAGGGCCCCTGCTCCTCAGCAGTCTGTTGAACTTCATGGAAGACAGGGAAGCCCCTGTGAGCTGGGGGGCCTGGTGCGCTGTGGGGCTCTTTGCCACCACCCTTCTCTCTTCCTTCTTACAAAACATCTTCGTCTTCGAGGTCTCTAAGGTGGCGCTGTCGGCGCGCGCCGCCCTCGTGTCGGCCATCTACGGCAAAGCCCTGCAGGTCAGCGGCAGCAGCCTGGCCGGCACCACGATGGGAGAGGTGGTGAACCTAATGAGCACGGACACCGACCGCGTGGTCAACTTCTGCAGCAGTTTCCACGAGCTGTGGAGCCTTCCCTTCCGGTTTGTTATCACCCTCTATCTGCTGTACCTGCAGGTGGGCGTGGCTTTCCTCGGAGGGCTGGTCGTGGCCCTGCTGCTGGTGCCTTTCAACAAGTTCCTCGCTAACCGTATCCTTAGCAACAACCAACACATGCTCAGGCACAAGGACAGCCGCGTTAAG TTAATGACGGAGATCCTCTTTGGCATTCGCATCATAAAGTTCTACAACTGGGAGCCTCATTTTACGCAGAAGGTCTCCGAGTGTCGTAAACAAGAGCTGTCCCACCTCAAAGCCCTCAAGTACCTGGACGCCATGTGTGTTTACACCTGGGCTGCTCTGCCCGTGGTCATCTCCATCCTCACCTTCGTCACGTACGTGCTGCTGGGAAACCAGCTGACTGCAGCCAAG GTGTTCACCACGCTGGCTCTGGTGGGAATGTTGATCATCCCACTCAACTGTTTCCCCTGGGTGCTCAACGGCATCCTGGAGGCCAAAGTGTCTCTGGATCGAATCCAGCGCTTCTTCAAACTGACCAACCAGGATCTGCAGGCGCACTACGCCCTGG TGTCTCCTGAGGACAGTCAGACGTCGATCCTGTTGAGCCAAGGGACATTTTCCTGGCAGGGGCCCGACGGTCCCAACcagaagaaagagggagaaactAAAACTGGAGCCGCTGAAGGGAGTCTGCTGCTGCACGGTCTCACTCTCCACATCACCAAG GGCTCTCTGGTTGTTGTGGTGGGGAAGGTCGGCTGTGGGAAGAGTTCCCTACTGGCTGCTCTCACTGGAGAACTCAACAG GCTGAGTGGAGTGGTGTATGTCGCAGGCAGAGAGGCCGGCTTCGGTCTGGCGTCTCAGGAGCCGTGGATCCAGCATGCATCAGTACGGGACAACATCCTGTTTGGCAAAGACTACGATCCCGTCTTCTACCAGGCTGTGATACAGGCCTGCGCTCTCTCAGACGACCTCAAC GTTTTGCCAAATGGTGACAAGACGGAAGTGGGAGAGAACGGAGTGACCCTGAGCGGAGGACAGAAGGCTCGACTAGTCCTCGCCAGAGCTGTTTACATG GACAAAGACATCTACCTCCTCGATGATCCACTGGCAGCGGTTGACACCGACGTGGCCGAACACCTCATGAAGAGTTGCATTATGGAGCTCCTCAGGGGGAAGACCAGAATCCTTTGCACACACCGCATAGAGTTTGTCGACAAGGCCGACATGGTTGTCCTCATGGACAATGGCACCATCGTCAAAACAG GCACACCAGCAGAAATCCTTCCTTTGGTCGAGGCTGTGCCGAAGAAACGGAAGAATGACCACAACATGAAAGAGAAAG ATGGtgtggagcaggaggaggaggagccggGTTTATCTCCTGATCTGTGTGTGGATGATGACCCCAACCTGTCGGGGGCGGAGCAGAAGCAGATGGGCGGGCTGGCGTGGAAAGTTTACCAAACCTACTGGGTTGCTTGCGGCGGAGTGCTGGCCGCCTCCATCCTGATGTCTCTGCTCCTCATGCAAG cCTCTAAGAACGTTTCGGACTGGTGGCTGTCTCACTGGATCTCCGAGCTGAAAAACAACGgttccacaacaacaaatgtTTCTTCCTCCGCTGCCTTCAGCTCACCTCACCTGCTTCTCTTCTCACCTGGAGGGCTAAT GTCTCCTCTGTCCTCACTGCAAACGTTCACTCCAAGCAACATGAGTTCCGATGTCAAGTTTTACCTGACGGTGTACGCCTCCATTGCCACGGCCAACACCGTCTTCACCGCCCTCCGGGCCTTCCTGTTTGCCTACGGAGCCATCTGCGCCGCCACAGCCATCCACAACAGACTTCTGGACCGGGTCCTAAAG GCCACAGTGTGCTTCTTCGACACCACCCCGATGGGTCGCATTCTCAACCGTTTTTCTTCGGACCTGTACACTGTGGACGACAGTCTGCCGTTCATCCTGAACATCCTGCTGGCCAACGTTTTCGGTCTGCTGGGCATGCTGGTGGTGATAAGCTACGGCCTCCCTTGGGTCCTCGTGCTTCTTTTGCCCCTGGCTCTTGTCTACCACCGCACGCAGCACTTCTACCGACACACCTCCCGGGAGCTGAAGCGCCTGTGCAGCATCACTCTGTCGCCCGTCTACTCGCACTTCTCTGAGACGCTGACTGGGCTGGGAACCATCCGGTCCAGCGGCAGCACTGCCAG GTTTGAGGAGGAGATCGCCAAGCGTCTGGAGCAGAACCAACGCTGCCTGTTCCTTAGCAATGCCACCACGCAGTGGCTGAGCATCCGCCTGCAAATGATTGGTGTTGCTGTGGTGACCGGCCTTGGGGTGATCGCTGTTGTCCAGCACCAGTATGATTCTGTCGATCCAG GTCTGGTGGGTCTGTCCCTGTCCTATGCCCTGTCCATCACAAACCTCCTGTGTGGCCTCATATTCAGCTTCACCCAGACTGAGATGCAGCTGGTGAGTGTGGAGAGGACTGAGGAGTACTCCACCGGCCTTCCCACCGAGCCACAGCACCAGAACACACAG CTGTCCCCGGCGTGGCCCGAGCAGGGCCGGTTGGAGTTCCGCGGCGTGGTTTTGGTCTACAGGGACGGTCTTCCTAACGCCCTGGACGGGGTGAGCTTGGTAGTGCGACCCGGGGAGAAGGTGGGCATTGTGGGACGCACGGGCTCCGGAAAGTCCACCCTGTTCCTGGCTCTGTTCCGTTTGGTGGAGCTGAACCAGGGTCAGATTCTCCTGGACGGGCTGGACATCAGCTCCGTGGGCCTGTCTCAGCTCAG GTCCAGGTTGGCCATTATTCCTCAGGACCCCTTCCTGTTCAGCGGGACCGTCAGGGAGAATCTGGACCCATGTGGGCGACACTCAGACCAGCAGCTGCTGGACGTCGTGGACCAGTGCCACCTCAGCTCTGTGGTCGACCGGATGG GTGGTCTGGATGCTGAGGTCGGGGAGAGGGGAAGATCCTTCTCAGTGGGACAGAGACAGCTGCTGTGTCTGGCCAGAGCTCTGCTGACCCAGGCCAAG GTCCTTTGCATTGATGAAGCCACAGCCAGCGTGGACCAGAAGACGGACAAACTGCTGCAACAGACCATCAGAGAGACGTTTCAGGACATGACCGTCCTCACGATTGCACACAG GATCAACACCATCACGGACTGTGACAGGGTGCTGgtgatgcatgctgggaaggTGGTGGAGTTTGACACCCCGGCTGCTCTCTGTCAAACTGACCACTCCATCTTCCAAAGGCTGGTCGGTCAGAGAGGAGAATGA